One genomic window of Elusimicrobiota bacterium includes the following:
- a CDS encoding M48 family metalloprotease has product MNCPKCAEQSLEERLGPSGILVDLCSACGGVWLDKGEIYNYVRYPQTLHDDLVKAYGDTAPGLRPCPRCQVKMTQARFPAPGPVIDACPQCGGNWFDAGEVAALQSMLDLELRPEPEAKPAAPAPAPAAVPGRAVVMAALPSLALRSGGVLLALYAVLMGFCAAAVAYLKLPLDYIFIGSAAALLLSFILGPWFTDLSLRWFHEFRWVDAADLPEHLRGFISKACRDRGIPFPRCGIIDDGNPNAFTYGHYPGDARLVLTRGVMDILEPGELEAVAGHELGHIAHWDMLVMTAAALVPMVLYTIYKVCCRRKPSSSGSRKGRGQVFLIGMTALLLYYVTEYVVLFLSRVRELYADRFSGELTRQPNSLASALVKIAYGLAGRRPDPKEEESATHETVRALGIFDPVGALGLVAASLSRAGAPSKENILGAMQWDLWNPWAKYYELQSTHPLPARRLEQLGRQAAAYGQEPYVDFDLRQPESYWDEFLVDLGFLWLPWLMAGAAVLSNSLAGIHGAQTWWGAAAGWGAGSLCRLWFKYRGGFCPDMTVSAVLKKVKVSGVRGVPAALQGRVIGRGVPGFIVSEDLVLQDKTGFILLDYRQPLAVFQWIFAIGRVPGLIGQELSVKGWYRRAPVPYLELRSFVCDGKESTCYSLEGQYVFAFLALAAGVLGMLGMF; this is encoded by the coding sequence ATGAATTGTCCGAAATGCGCGGAACAATCCCTGGAAGAGCGGCTCGGCCCGAGCGGCATACTCGTGGACCTGTGCTCCGCCTGCGGCGGGGTCTGGCTCGACAAAGGCGAGATTTACAATTACGTCCGGTACCCGCAGACGCTCCATGACGATCTCGTCAAAGCCTATGGCGACACCGCCCCGGGGCTGCGGCCGTGCCCGCGCTGCCAGGTGAAGATGACGCAGGCCAGGTTCCCCGCTCCGGGCCCGGTCATCGACGCCTGTCCGCAATGCGGCGGCAATTGGTTCGACGCGGGAGAGGTGGCGGCGCTGCAGTCCATGCTCGACCTGGAGCTGCGGCCCGAGCCTGAAGCCAAGCCGGCCGCGCCGGCCCCGGCCCCTGCCGCGGTTCCGGGGCGGGCGGTGGTCATGGCCGCTTTGCCCAGCCTGGCCCTGCGCTCCGGGGGAGTGTTACTCGCTCTCTACGCCGTCCTCATGGGCTTCTGCGCCGCGGCCGTGGCGTATCTCAAGCTGCCCCTAGACTATATCTTCATCGGCTCGGCCGCGGCCTTGCTGCTGAGCTTCATCTTGGGGCCCTGGTTCACGGACCTGAGCCTGCGCTGGTTCCACGAGTTCCGCTGGGTCGACGCCGCGGACCTGCCCGAGCACTTGCGCGGCTTCATCAGCAAGGCCTGCCGCGACCGAGGCATCCCGTTCCCGAGGTGCGGGATCATAGACGACGGCAACCCCAACGCCTTCACCTACGGCCATTATCCGGGCGACGCGCGCCTGGTCCTGACCCGCGGCGTCATGGATATCCTGGAGCCCGGGGAGCTGGAGGCCGTGGCCGGCCACGAGCTCGGCCATATCGCGCACTGGGACATGCTGGTCATGACCGCCGCCGCCTTGGTGCCCATGGTCCTCTACACCATCTACAAGGTGTGCTGCCGCCGCAAGCCCTCCTCCTCGGGCAGCCGCAAAGGCCGGGGGCAGGTCTTCCTCATCGGCATGACGGCTCTGCTCCTCTACTACGTCACGGAGTACGTGGTGCTCTTCCTGTCGCGCGTGCGCGAGCTCTACGCGGACCGCTTCTCAGGGGAGCTCACGCGGCAGCCCAACAGCCTGGCCTCGGCCTTGGTCAAGATCGCCTACGGCCTGGCCGGGCGGCGTCCGGATCCGAAGGAGGAGGAGTCGGCGACCCACGAGACCGTGCGCGCGCTGGGCATATTCGACCCGGTCGGCGCCTTGGGCTTGGTGGCGGCTTCGCTCTCGCGCGCCGGAGCCCCGTCCAAGGAGAACATCCTGGGCGCCATGCAGTGGGACCTCTGGAATCCCTGGGCCAAATACTATGAGCTGCAGTCCACGCATCCTCTTCCCGCGCGGCGTCTGGAGCAGCTGGGCCGCCAAGCCGCGGCCTACGGGCAGGAGCCTTACGTGGACTTCGACCTGCGCCAGCCGGAGAGCTACTGGGACGAGTTCCTCGTGGACCTGGGCTTCCTCTGGCTGCCCTGGCTCATGGCCGGTGCCGCGGTGCTCTCCAACTCTCTGGCCGGCATCCACGGGGCCCAGACTTGGTGGGGCGCGGCCGCGGGCTGGGGCGCGGGCAGCCTATGCCGGCTGTGGTTCAAGTACCGCGGCGGCTTCTGCCCGGATATGACGGTGAGCGCCGTGCTCAAGAAGGTGAAGGTCTCGGGAGTGCGCGGCGTGCCCGCGGCGCTGCAGGGCCGGGTCATCGGCCGCGGGGTCCCGGGCTTCATCGTCTCGGAGGACCTGGTCCTGCAGGATAAGACCGGCTTCATCCTGCTCGACTACCGCCAGCCTCTGGCCGTCTTCCAGTGGATCTTCGCCATCGGGCGGGTGCCCGGGCTCATCGGCCAGGAGCTCAGCGTGAAGGGCTGGTACCGGCGCGCTCCGGTGCCCTATCTGGAACTGCGCTCTTTCGTCTGCGACGGCAAGGAGAGCACCTGCTACAGCCTCGAGGGGCAGTACGTGTTCGCGTTCCTGGCGCTGGCCGCCGGGGTGCTGGGGATGCTCGGGATGTTCTGA
- a CDS encoding U32 family peptidase, which produces MKAAVFSLAANYDPELVPALAAYPVDEVYGKFPADGVSGGRPRYLATPLSEAELRRYIGLLDRHGIAFNYLLNGACFGNHEWTRPWQKRMTALLTKLGDLGVRRVTVSTPFLLELVKRRFPKFKVRVGIYAQVDTPRRARFWEELGADALTLESFSINRDFRRLAAIRQAVRCDLQLIANHVCLLNCPLQTYHQNGFAHASDGTGTLFIDYCFLRCSRTRLTDPSQFIKAAWIRPEDIAAYAAMGYKTFKLLERGLPSAELLRRVKAYSEGRFAGNLAELLLSHGLKEPLRKESFWTLRHFWKPRQANPLRLKPLLDLARLQGMLSPLPECPIRIDARKIPEDFLDGFRNRDCASLDCQACGYCERIAAQAVSISPGYRAEVLGKYAEIDETMAAGGLWGV; this is translated from the coding sequence ATGAAAGCGGCCGTGTTCTCGCTGGCGGCGAACTACGATCCGGAACTGGTCCCGGCGCTCGCCGCCTACCCGGTCGACGAGGTCTACGGCAAGTTCCCCGCCGACGGCGTCAGCGGCGGCCGGCCCCGCTACCTGGCGACCCCGCTCTCGGAGGCGGAACTGCGGCGTTACATCGGCCTGCTCGACCGTCACGGCATCGCCTTCAATTATCTCCTCAACGGCGCTTGTTTCGGCAACCACGAATGGACGCGGCCCTGGCAGAAGCGGATGACGGCCCTGTTGACCAAGCTGGGCGACCTGGGTGTGCGCCGGGTCACCGTCTCCACCCCTTTTCTCCTGGAACTGGTCAAACGCCGCTTCCCGAAGTTCAAGGTCAGGGTCGGGATCTACGCCCAGGTGGACACGCCCCGGCGCGCCCGCTTCTGGGAAGAGCTCGGGGCGGACGCGCTCACGCTGGAGAGCTTCTCGATCAACCGGGACTTCCGCCGGTTGGCGGCCATCCGCCAGGCGGTCCGCTGCGACCTGCAGCTCATAGCGAACCATGTCTGCCTGCTGAACTGCCCTCTGCAGACCTATCATCAGAACGGCTTTGCGCACGCGTCCGACGGGACCGGCACGCTCTTCATCGACTACTGCTTCCTGCGCTGCTCGCGGACGCGCTTGACGGACCCGTCGCAGTTCATCAAGGCGGCATGGATCCGGCCGGAGGACATCGCCGCCTACGCAGCGATGGGCTACAAGACGTTCAAGCTCCTGGAACGGGGGCTCCCGTCGGCGGAGCTGCTGCGGCGCGTCAAAGCCTACAGCGAGGGGCGGTTCGCCGGCAACCTGGCCGAGCTGCTGCTGTCGCATGGCTTGAAGGAGCCGCTGCGCAAGGAATCGTTCTGGACCCTGCGTCACTTCTGGAAGCCGCGGCAGGCCAATCCCTTGCGGCTGAAACCGCTGCTCGATTTGGCGCGACTGCAAGGCATGCTCTCGCCGCTGCCGGAGTGTCCCATCCGGATCGACGCGCGGAAGATCCCGGAGGATTTCCTGGACGGTTTCCGCAACCGCGACTGCGCCTCCCTGGACTGTCAGGCCTGCGGCTATTGCGAGCGGATCGCCGCGCAGGCTGTTTCGATCTCGCCCGGGTACCGCGCCGAGGTGCTGGGGAAGTACGCGGAGATCGACGAGACCATGGCCGCGGGAGGGCTCTGGGGTGTCTGA
- a CDS encoding type III polyketide synthase, which yields MSDSRAAPRRARLYGLGTALPPHQAGQPVVKRFMASLAAATLKGRRRAVTLDFLDKIYASSGIAKRHSVLADYTKDSPEDFEFYPPNWALEPFPTTAARMKVYEKWSVDLAEQACRKALRESGAQPAEVTHLVFTTCTGLFAPGPDILLIGRLGLEPRVHRAVLGFMGCYAGFTGMRMAGQILGAEPEAVVLQVCVELCSLHFQKRALPDFIVANSLFADGAAAAVYARPGRFQKGLADLAATHSRVEKDSLEHMSWRIGSSGFEMRLDREVPARLKTAAPGFVAELLGRAGLKPGGNAWAIHPGGRKIVAEVQSALGLTGSQVRSSLEVLSSCGNMSSGTIFFVLDRELRRGSRSPVAALGFGPGLTMEGAVLFRP from the coding sequence GTGTCTGATTCGCGCGCCGCGCCGCGCCGGGCCCGCCTCTACGGGCTGGGCACGGCCTTGCCCCCGCACCAAGCGGGCCAGCCGGTCGTCAAACGCTTCATGGCCTCTTTGGCCGCGGCCACGCTCAAGGGCCGCCGGCGCGCGGTCACCCTCGATTTCCTCGACAAGATCTACGCCTCTTCGGGGATCGCCAAGAGGCACAGCGTCCTGGCCGACTACACCAAGGACTCCCCCGAGGACTTCGAATTCTATCCGCCCAACTGGGCCTTGGAGCCCTTCCCGACCACGGCGGCGCGCATGAAGGTCTACGAAAAATGGAGCGTCGACTTGGCGGAGCAGGCTTGCCGCAAGGCTCTGCGCGAGTCGGGCGCCCAGCCCGCCGAGGTCACCCACTTGGTCTTCACGACCTGCACGGGGCTTTTCGCCCCGGGCCCCGACATCCTGCTCATCGGCCGTCTGGGGCTGGAGCCCCGGGTGCACCGGGCGGTGCTGGGCTTCATGGGCTGCTACGCGGGCTTCACCGGCATGAGGATGGCCGGGCAGATCCTGGGGGCCGAGCCCGAGGCCGTGGTCCTGCAGGTCTGCGTCGAGCTCTGCAGCCTGCATTTCCAGAAGCGGGCCCTGCCCGACTTCATCGTGGCCAACAGCCTCTTCGCCGACGGCGCGGCCGCCGCGGTCTACGCCCGGCCCGGCCGGTTCCAGAAGGGGCTGGCGGATTTGGCGGCCACCCACAGCCGAGTCGAAAAGGACAGCCTGGAGCATATGTCCTGGCGCATCGGGTCCTCGGGCTTCGAGATGCGCCTGGACCGCGAGGTGCCCGCGCGCCTCAAGACCGCCGCGCCGGGCTTCGTCGCGGAGCTTCTGGGCCGCGCCGGGCTCAAGCCGGGAGGCAACGCCTGGGCCATCCACCCCGGGGGACGCAAGATCGTCGCGGAGGTCCAGTCCGCGCTGGGCCTGACCGGCTCGCAGGTGCGATCCTCGCTCGAGGTCTTGAGCTCCTGCGGCAACATGTCGAGCGGGACCATCTTCTTCGTCTTGGACCGCGAGCTGCGGCGGGGCTCGCGAAGCCCCGTCGCGGCCCTGGGATTCGGGCCGGGGCTCACCATGGAGGGAGCCGTGCTCTTCAGGCCTTGA
- a CDS encoding methyltransferase domain-containing protein produces MSARAWPDFAARSQALELIDASGLDSAELAETLRELAFINSALGGYGTTLGALERLIPPGCREFDVLDVGSGGGDTARRIVEWARRRGLTARVHGIDRAPEAAACARRGAAGLPGLEFSAQDLFDLPPTRRYDIVHAALLLHHLPDEAAVRALARMYELCRWGLVINDLHRHPAAYCSIKWLTALLSKNRLIRHDAPLSVLRAFRRSELEDLARRAGLPAPEISWRWAFRWRMVVRRYIRSQGGPGILPP; encoded by the coding sequence TTGAGCGCTCGCGCCTGGCCGGACTTCGCCGCGCGCAGCCAGGCCCTCGAGCTCATCGACGCCTCCGGCCTGGATTCGGCGGAGCTGGCCGAGACTCTAAGGGAGTTGGCCTTCATCAACTCGGCCTTGGGAGGCTACGGCACGACCTTGGGCGCGCTGGAGCGCCTCATCCCGCCCGGCTGCCGGGAGTTCGACGTCCTGGACGTGGGCTCGGGGGGGGGCGACACGGCGCGGCGCATCGTGGAGTGGGCGCGCCGGCGGGGCCTGACCGCGCGCGTGCACGGCATCGACCGCGCGCCGGAGGCCGCGGCTTGCGCGCGCCGCGGCGCCGCCGGCCTGCCCGGCCTCGAATTCTCCGCCCAGGACCTCTTCGACCTGCCCCCCACGAGGAGATACGACATCGTGCACGCGGCCTTGCTCCTGCACCACCTGCCCGACGAGGCGGCGGTCAGGGCCTTGGCCAGGATGTACGAGCTCTGCCGCTGGGGGCTGGTGATCAACGACCTGCACCGGCACCCGGCCGCCTATTGCTCCATCAAGTGGCTGACGGCCCTTCTTTCGAAGAACCGCCTCATCCGTCACGACGCCCCGCTCTCGGTGCTGCGCGCTTTCCGCAGGTCGGAACTCGAGGACCTGGCGCGCCGCGCCGGCTTGCCCGCCCCCGAGATATCCTGGCGCTGGGCCTTCCGCTGGCGCATGGTCGTCCGCAGATACATCCGCTCCCAGGGCGGACCCGGGATCCTACCACCCTGA
- a CDS encoding catalase family protein: MKELCVGILLTSILGCSSAPTGAGQAPAARDGSSGEQIAPDEGALVAEIAELSQARLKKDGAQNQGLMTRDVHAKQHGCVRATFTVDKDVPADLRAGVFAEPGKEYAAWIRFSSGGPKIQDDKAADARGMAVKLMGVAGEKLLESEKGARTQDFLMLNHDAFFIKDSKDYVEFFELVAKGSSPAWFFFGRLPWRWTEFSAALQLARKGKKMVSPLSSPYFSTTPYLLGEKNVIKFSAQPCSGSPDPRNHFAGSPDYLRLNMQRSLDVRDGKPACFRFMVQKRSDPETMPVEDARIPWDQRKSAFIPVATVTIPVQEFLGASQMRFCENLSFTPWHSLPAHRPLGNINRARKVVYEAVSKFRHDYNHEVRREPDAGDNP; encoded by the coding sequence ATGAAAGAATTGTGCGTGGGGATCCTGTTGACGTCCATCCTCGGGTGTTCATCGGCTCCGACGGGCGCAGGCCAAGCGCCGGCCGCTCGTGATGGATCATCCGGCGAGCAGATCGCGCCGGATGAGGGCGCGTTGGTCGCGGAGATAGCTGAGCTGAGCCAGGCCAGACTCAAAAAAGATGGAGCCCAGAATCAGGGGCTGATGACGCGCGACGTCCACGCCAAGCAGCATGGCTGCGTCCGCGCGACATTCACGGTGGACAAGGACGTCCCGGCGGACCTCCGCGCGGGGGTCTTCGCCGAGCCGGGGAAGGAATATGCGGCGTGGATCCGCTTTTCCAGCGGCGGTCCCAAGATCCAGGATGACAAAGCGGCCGATGCCCGCGGCATGGCCGTCAAGCTCATGGGAGTCGCCGGGGAGAAGCTCCTGGAGAGCGAAAAGGGCGCCAGGACCCAGGATTTCCTGATGCTCAACCACGACGCCTTCTTCATCAAGGACAGCAAGGACTATGTCGAGTTCTTCGAGCTGGTCGCCAAGGGCTCGAGCCCGGCCTGGTTCTTCTTCGGCCGGCTGCCTTGGCGCTGGACCGAGTTCTCCGCGGCTCTCCAGCTCGCGAGGAAGGGAAAGAAGATGGTGAGCCCGCTGTCTTCCCCTTATTTCAGCACGACCCCCTACTTGCTGGGCGAAAAGAACGTGATCAAGTTCTCCGCGCAGCCCTGCTCCGGGAGCCCGGACCCGCGGAACCACTTCGCCGGCTCGCCGGACTACCTGCGCCTGAACATGCAGAGGTCACTGGATGTCCGGGATGGGAAGCCCGCCTGCTTCCGATTCATGGTGCAGAAGCGCTCTGATCCGGAGACCATGCCGGTGGAAGACGCGCGCATCCCCTGGGACCAACGCAAGTCCGCGTTCATCCCCGTCGCGACCGTCACCATCCCCGTCCAGGAATTCTTGGGCGCAAGCCAGATGCGCTTCTGCGAGAACCTCTCGTTCACTCCCTGGCACAGCCTGCCCGCGCACCGGCCTCTGGGCAACATCAACAGGGCCAGGAAAGTGGTTTACGAGGCGGTCTCGAAGTTCCGCCACGATTACAATCACGAAGTCCGACGGGAACCGGACGCCGGCGACAACCCTTAG
- a CDS encoding aldehyde dehydrogenase family protein gives MPTVMEKDLKVTYTTSAADLEAIHARFDSALAEVRGRLGRDYPIYIGGKPMRNGQSPLLDLSPIDTSMVLGRFTAATVEQAVQAIEAAAGAKQAWGTRTPWQARVAIMRKAAAIVRRRKFELAAIMSLEVGKNRLEALGDAEEAADLMEYYAAQMEEAGGFIRKMGSLTPTERTTDILRPYGVFVCIAPFNFPMALASGMTSAALAAGNTVVFKPAGDTPWTGLCLYEVYREAGVPADAFHFITGKGSVIGDALWQHPKVDGIVFTGSQETGMRMFRGFSRKWVKPCLMELGGKGPAIVMDSADLDSAADGVYKSAWGMQNQKCSACSRVYVHRKVAEAFLAKLIARTKAMKIGDPTRRDVFYGPLINEAAVTTWERAVDLARRDGEILHGGRRLQDGALAKGWFVQPTIVKAPLSSRLFLDEYFVPILPVAEVESLDQALAESNKADYGLTAGIFSAKEEEVARFFDEAEFGVLYANRRNGATTGAWPGCQPFTGWKGSGSGGKGGLGPYYVAQFMREQSRTVVTE, from the coding sequence ATGCCCACCGTGATGGAAAAAGACCTGAAGGTGACTTACACGACGTCCGCCGCGGACCTGGAGGCCATCCATGCCCGCTTCGATTCGGCGCTCGCCGAAGTGCGCGGCCGGCTCGGGCGGGACTACCCCATCTACATCGGCGGCAAGCCCATGCGCAACGGCCAGAGCCCGCTGCTGGACCTCTCGCCCATCGACACCTCGATGGTCCTGGGCCGGTTCACGGCCGCCACGGTCGAGCAGGCGGTCCAAGCCATAGAGGCGGCCGCCGGAGCCAAGCAGGCCTGGGGGACGCGCACGCCCTGGCAGGCGCGCGTTGCCATCATGCGCAAGGCCGCGGCCATCGTGCGCCGCCGCAAGTTCGAGCTCGCCGCGATCATGAGCCTGGAGGTGGGCAAGAACCGCCTGGAGGCCCTGGGCGACGCCGAGGAAGCGGCCGACCTCATGGAGTACTACGCCGCGCAGATGGAGGAGGCCGGCGGCTTCATCCGGAAGATGGGCTCGCTCACCCCGACCGAGCGGACCACGGATATCCTGCGGCCCTACGGGGTCTTCGTCTGCATCGCGCCCTTCAACTTCCCCATGGCCTTGGCCTCGGGCATGACCTCGGCCGCCTTGGCGGCGGGAAACACCGTGGTCTTCAAGCCCGCCGGCGACACCCCCTGGACCGGCCTCTGCCTCTACGAGGTCTACCGGGAGGCCGGCGTGCCGGCCGACGCGTTCCACTTCATCACGGGCAAGGGCTCCGTGATCGGCGACGCCCTCTGGCAGCATCCCAAGGTGGACGGGATCGTGTTCACGGGCTCACAGGAGACCGGGATGCGCATGTTCCGCGGCTTCAGCCGGAAGTGGGTCAAGCCCTGCCTCATGGAGCTGGGCGGCAAGGGCCCGGCCATCGTCATGGACAGCGCGGACCTCGACAGCGCCGCCGACGGCGTGTATAAGTCGGCTTGGGGGATGCAGAATCAGAAATGCAGCGCCTGCTCGCGGGTCTACGTGCACCGCAAGGTCGCCGAGGCCTTCCTCGCCAAGCTCATCGCCCGGACCAAGGCCATGAAGATCGGGGATCCGACCCGGAGGGACGTGTTCTACGGGCCGCTCATCAACGAGGCGGCGGTCACGACGTGGGAGCGGGCCGTGGACCTGGCCAGGCGGGACGGCGAGATCCTCCACGGCGGCCGCCGTCTCCAGGACGGAGCTTTGGCCAAGGGCTGGTTCGTGCAGCCCACCATCGTCAAGGCGCCGCTCTCCAGCCGGCTATTCCTGGACGAGTACTTCGTCCCCATCCTCCCCGTCGCCGAGGTGGAGAGCCTGGACCAGGCGCTGGCGGAGAGCAACAAAGCCGACTACGGCCTCACGGCCGGAATCTTCAGCGCCAAGGAAGAAGAGGTGGCGCGGTTCTTCGACGAGGCCGAGTTCGGGGTCCTCTACGCGAACCGCCGCAACGGCGCCACCACCGGAGCCTGGCCCGGCTGCCAGCCCTTCACCGGCTGGAAAGGCTCGGGCTCGGGCGGCAAGGGCGGCCTGGGGCCCTACTACGTCGCCCAGTTCATGCGCGAGCAGAGCCGGACCGTGGTCACGGAGTGA
- a CDS encoding LysR family transcriptional regulator, with translation MNGFHLNLNKLEVLREAARSGNYTAAAERLHLTPSAVSHAIRKLEAGLGRSLVEWRGRRLALTDDGEYLYRVCERVFGELDEAAERLARSEGGIEKAVVLGANVEFGSHVLIRKLRPLLEAHPELRVDFLFSHELTQPLLRDEIDLAVDCRPHQNPAVESISLFREKYAVVAAPSFLKRNPVSTPRDLERLPVLSLDKEGAWWRNMLEAVPQGGRPVFRRVIAVNHIRGMINAAAEGLGVALTPKYAVLDDLARGRLRVVFPGLKLLEDRFCVFQKRARAGREKNRLLTRFLTGMTVGEFGDAIGRAPRRGP, from the coding sequence ATGAATGGATTTCATCTTAACCTGAACAAGCTGGAGGTCCTGCGGGAGGCGGCGCGCAGCGGCAACTACACCGCGGCCGCCGAGCGCCTGCACCTCACCCCTTCGGCCGTGAGCCACGCCATCCGCAAGCTGGAAGCCGGCCTGGGCCGGTCTTTGGTCGAGTGGCGCGGCCGCCGGCTGGCGCTGACCGACGACGGCGAATACCTCTACCGCGTCTGCGAGCGCGTCTTCGGCGAGCTGGACGAGGCCGCAGAGCGGCTGGCGCGCTCGGAAGGCGGCATCGAGAAGGCCGTGGTGCTGGGCGCCAACGTGGAGTTCGGAAGCCACGTGCTCATCCGCAAGCTGAGGCCCCTGCTGGAGGCGCATCCCGAACTGCGCGTGGATTTCCTCTTCTCCCATGAGCTGACCCAGCCTCTGCTGCGCGATGAGATCGATCTGGCGGTGGATTGCCGTCCGCACCAGAACCCAGCGGTCGAGAGCATAAGCCTGTTCCGCGAGAAATACGCGGTGGTGGCCGCGCCGTCTTTTCTCAAGCGCAATCCGGTCTCCACGCCCCGCGACCTGGAGCGCCTGCCGGTGCTGTCGCTGGACAAGGAAGGGGCATGGTGGCGCAACATGCTGGAGGCGGTGCCGCAGGGCGGCCGGCCGGTGTTCCGCCGGGTCATCGCGGTCAACCACATCCGGGGCATGATCAACGCCGCGGCGGAGGGGCTGGGCGTGGCCTTGACGCCGAAGTACGCCGTGCTCGACGACCTGGCCCGGGGACGGCTGCGGGTCGTCTTCCCGGGGCTCAAGCTGCTGGAGGACCGCTTCTGCGTCTTTCAGAAGCGGGCCCGCGCCGGCCGCGAGAAGAACCGGCTGCTCACGCGCTTCCTGACCGGCATGACCGTGGGCGAGTTCGGCGACGCCATCGGGCGGGCCCCGCGCCGAGGTCCTTGA